Within the Telopea speciosissima isolate NSW1024214 ecotype Mountain lineage chromosome 4, Tspe_v1, whole genome shotgun sequence genome, the region TGGAGCTCTTCGCGAGGGCAAGCGGGTACATCAGTTAATGATCGAGCATGGAATTGAGCTCAATTCTATACTGAGTTCGGCCCTAGTAGACATGTATTCCAAATGTGGAAGAATCCAAACTGCCAAGCAAGTTTTTGACAATGTTCAAAGGAAAGATGTATCTGTTTGGAATGCGATGATAACAGGGCTAGCGATTCACGGGCTTGCTTTGGATGTGATGGAATTGTTCTCTCGAATGGAAGGTGAAGGTGTTACACCTGACTCCATCACCTTCCTTGGAATCTTGACTGCATGTAGCCATTGTGGCCTGGTCGAAGAAGGGTGCCGACATTTCGATTTGATGAGAAGTCATTACTCGATCGAACCACAGCTCGAACACTATGGAGCAATGGTTGACCAATTGAGTCGAGCAGGGCTATTAGAAGAAGCATACACGATTATAAAAGCGATGCCAATGGAGCCGGACATGGTAACATGGAGGGCACTTCTCAGTGCTTGTAGAACTCATGGGAATGCGAAGTTAGGTGAGGTTGCAGTAGAACAAATGGCAAGTCTCTATAGTGGAGATTGTGTGTTGCTCTCAAACATATATTCGGCTTCAAAGAGATGGGACAATGCAGAGAGAGTAAGAGATGtgatgaagaagatggggaTTAGAAAGAACCGTGGATTGAGTTGGGTCGAGATGGGTGGTTTTGTTCACCAATTCAAGGCTGGTGATAGATCACATCCTGAATCGAACACGATACGTGAGGTATTGGGAAGATTGAGTCAACGGATCAAGATGGAAGGGTTTGTTCccatgatggatttggttttgatGGATGTTTCAGAGGAGGAAAAGGAAGGGAATCTGAATTTACATAGTGAGAAACTAGCGACGGCTTATTGGATTCTGAAGACGAGCCCTGGAACAGAAATTCGAGTATCGAAGAACCTTCGGACTTGTCATGACTGCCATGGCTGGATGAAAATGGTTTCAAGAGTCTTGAACAGGGTCATAGTTGTGAGGGATCGAATTCGTTTTCatcgttttgaaaatggttcaTGTTCTTGTGGAGACTACTGGTAAGTAATCCTCCAGACTCTACAAAATGGGAAGAAGTTATTCTGGCCTGTTTGTTTCTTGGGATGCTACAGTGTGATATAGTAGCCCCGAGTTCTTGATAAGGACTAGTGAATCAGGTAAAGAGGCACCAAAGGCTCATGAATGGGTAGATGCAACAAGGATTTCACTAATTCATACCCAAATAGAGGAGTTGCCGAAGTTGAGAGAGTAGACGTGCCAAAAACTAACCACTTTGCTATTCAGGAGTAATGGTATCCACATTGCTATTCCCCCAACAAATTTCTTGCAACACATGGATCGTCTTAACGTACTTGATCTTTCTTACAGTGAGATATTGGAATATCTCCCAGATTCCTTGTTATGTTTGGTGAATCTTCGAGTGCTTAAGTTACAATGTTGTGAAAGGTTGAGAGCATTGCCTGCACTGGGAATGCTCAAACA harbors:
- the LOC122657443 gene encoding pentatricopeptide repeat-containing protein At5g50990 isoform X1, with the protein product MVLHKHSKQCLRAYSTISLISPSFYSFIIRASIEKGALQKALLDYKAILFSGTIQPDHRTLSSVLDACKILLNIRFATSIHARVIKTGFQLYPSVLAPLVATYVASDRLDRAYQVSREALEWGADPLFGNLIVDGYMKSGEFDNANKVFKQMSNRDVVSWNLMIAGGVRNARPKEALSIFQQMLGLNFKPNGFTFSSVLSGCARTGALREGKRVHQLMIEHGIELNSILSSALVDMYSKCGRIQTAKQVFDNVQRKDVSVWNAMITGLAIHGLALDVMELFSRMEGEGVTPDSITFLGILTACSHCGLVEEGCRHFDLMRSHYSIEPQLEHYGAMVDQLSRAGLLEEAYTIIKAMPMEPDMVTWRALLSACRTHGNAKLGEVAVEQMASLYSGDCVLLSNIYSASKRWDNAERVRDVMKKMGIRKNRGLSWVEMGGFVHQFKAGDRSHPESNTIREVLGRLSQRIKMEGFVPMMDLVLMDVSEEEKEGNLNLHSEKLATAYWILKTSPGTEIRVSKNLRTCHDCHGWMKMVSRVLNRVIVVRDRIRFHRFENGSCSCGDYW
- the LOC122657443 gene encoding pentatricopeptide repeat-containing protein At5g50990 isoform X2, with translation MVLHKHSKQCLRAYSTISLISPSFYSFIIRASIEKGALQKALLDYKAILFSGTIQPDHRTLSSVLDACKILLNIRFATSIHARVIKTGFQLYPSVLAPLVEALEWGADPLFGNLIVDGYMKSGEFDNANKVFKQMSNRDVVSWNLMIAGGVRNARPKEALSIFQQMLGLNFKPNGFTFSSVLSGCARTGALREGKRVHQLMIEHGIELNSILSSALVDMYSKCGRIQTAKQVFDNVQRKDVSVWNAMITGLAIHGLALDVMELFSRMEGEGVTPDSITFLGILTACSHCGLVEEGCRHFDLMRSHYSIEPQLEHYGAMVDQLSRAGLLEEAYTIIKAMPMEPDMVTWRALLSACRTHGNAKLGEVAVEQMASLYSGDCVLLSNIYSASKRWDNAERVRDVMKKMGIRKNRGLSWVEMGGFVHQFKAGDRSHPESNTIREVLGRLSQRIKMEGFVPMMDLVLMDVSEEEKEGNLNLHSEKLATAYWILKTSPGTEIRVSKNLRTCHDCHGWMKMVSRVLNRVIVVRDRIRFHRFENGSCSCGDYW